The Candidatus Bathyarchaeia archaeon genomic interval AATTATTCCAGTTGCTCCAGCACCAATTACTACTACCGAATCGCCTTTTTGAATATTACATTTCTTTAGAGCTCTTATGCAGCAGCCTATTGGTTCAATTAATGTTGCTTCTTCAAAAGACATTTTTTCTGGAATTTTTAACGTGTCTGTCTGCAAGTTAGGCGCTGGAACTTTGAAGTATTCTGCTAATCCGCCAGGTTTAATGTTCGTGTTGTGAAATTGCTCGCATAGTGTGTAATCGCCATGTTTACAATAATGACAAGATAAGCAAGCCACATGATGATGGACAAAAACTCTGTCGCCAATATCGAAATCCTTAACTTTTTTTCCTTTTTTTGCAATCACTCCAGAAGGTTCATGACCAAGAACAAGTGGAGCGCGAGTTTTCAAATACCACTCCATAAGGTCTGAACCGCATATTCCACAAGCCTTCATTTTTACCAAAACTTCGTCTTCTTGGATTTTTGGTGTAGGCATTTCCTCTATCCTTATGTCTTGTGGGCTATAGTACATAGCAACCTTCATTTTGATTCACTTGTCTTTCTATCACTGAACACTTAAGACTTTCCAAAATACGTTTTAACATATAAAAATGTCAATTCAAAAATATAAGCGATAGATAATTTCAATTTTCACGCAAAAAAAACATTGCTGAATAAAAGGTTTTTATAAAAGGAAAGCAAGTTA includes:
- a CDS encoding zinc-dependent dehydrogenase, giving the protein MKVAMYYSPQDIRIEEMPTPKIQEDEVLVKMKACGICGSDLMEWYLKTRAPLVLGHEPSGVIAKKGKKVKDFDIGDRVFVHHHVACLSCHYCKHGDYTLCEQFHNTNIKPGGLAEYFKVPAPNLQTDTLKIPEKMSFEEATLIEPIGCCIRALKKCNIQKGDSVVVIGAGATGIIHTALAKIFGATKTIVSDLIDYRLKIAKKFGADVVVSSEKENLTEIVKVETEGRGVDVAVVTAPSLEAYKTGLSVIRKGGKLCIFAPTDPGKYLQVSPKELFFSEIQIIPSYSTSHLETREALELIEAGKINAEELITHRFSLNDTAQAFETAFKNKESLKVVVLDG